A genomic region of Salvelinus alpinus chromosome 12, SLU_Salpinus.1, whole genome shotgun sequence contains the following coding sequences:
- the LOC139536462 gene encoding coiled-coil domain-containing glutamate-rich protein 1, whose protein sequence is MLFEQEMYGKAMVCQWRVYSDRPACKDQQKDGQQARRGDNSKLSWSKNGRRQQGYRGKRGRVHGHHHPHHPSQFYKQNRPPRMMTSLRPVNIKGNRAPGMRAPRNTNQFLMHEKYQMMHMRSDSIGTDSGSDCETDFTDMDSYLGVLENARGALLDSPDLTKTPARFFPRQLAKCQQFPFFNLGDLYQEEQESNSMQYFPSDNDVMQSEDFMQKDFNDFCDTFSGTEPPIDM, encoded by the coding sequence ATGCTTTTCGAACAAGAGATGTATGGGAAGGCAATGGTGTGCCAGTGGCGGGTCTACAGTGACCGACCTGCTTGCAAAGACCAACAGAAGGATGGGCAGCAGGCAAGGAGAGGGGACAACAGCAAGCTTAGTTGGTCCAAGAACGGGAGGAGGCAGCAAGGGTATCGGGGGAAGAGAGGAAGGGTGCATGGGcatcatcatcctcaccaccCCAGCCAGTTCTACAAACAGAACCGACCACCTCGTATGATGACGTCACTGCGTCCTGTCAACATCAAAGGCAACAGAGCGCCAGGAATGAGAGCTCCGAGGAACACCAACCAGTTCCTGATGCACGAAAAATACCAGATGATGCATATGCGTTCGGACTCCATCGGCACAGACAGTGGGTCTGACTGCGAAACTGATTTCACAGATATGGACTCGTATCTAGGCGTGCTAGAGAACGCAAGGGGCGCTCTCCTCGACAGTCCAGATCTCACAAAAACGCCAGCACGGTTCTTCCCCCGACAACTGGCCAAGTGCCAGCAGTTCCCCTTCTTCAATTTAGGGGATTTGTACCAAGAGGAGCAGGAGAGTAACAGTATGCAGTATTTCCCGTCAGATAACGACGTGATGCAGAGTGAAGATTTCATGCAGAAAGACTTCAATGACTTTTGTGACACGTTCAGTGGGACCGAACCACCGATAGACATGTAA